GCTATGAAATTTCTTTCTTGACCATCAGGCAAAGTTGTTGAAAAATGCTCAGACTTTTTCTTTGTACTAACCCTGAAATGCGGGTCGGGCCACACCAGTTAGCCGACACTACTAGATCTATATGAGAGTTTTGGCGGTCTTTATAGGTTTTCTCGTTTTATTCTGTATAGTTCCGGCTAGTGCACTGTCACGTGTCATCGTCGATGACACGGTTGGGTTGAAAGACGAGAAGGTTGTGCTCAAAGCGGAGACAAGGGGAAAAATCTTCAGCAAAGGCGGTGAAGTTGTAGAGTTCTTTGTTGACGACGAATCCATTGGTAAGACCCTTTCAGGCGGCGACGGCGTTGCGTTCAAAGCCTTCATCCCAACAAAAACGGGCCTGCATAAAATAACAGTGAGATCCGGTGGAGACGAAGACACCGGATTACTTCTTTCTCTAAAAAGAAGATCGAGTATTGTCTTTGTTGGTATTGAGGGGTGTCTCCTAGAAGACCGACTTTCAAGAAAGGCAAGACAAGGGAGCCAGAAGGCAATAGAAGAGCTTCGCGAGAAATTTTCTGTTGTTTTTCTTAAAAGTGGTTTTTTCGGTATAAAAACTGTCCGGGCATGGCTAAAACAAAATGAATTTTCAGAACTGCCTGTCCTTCCTTGGAGACAAGGAGAAATATTTGATGAAATTGCTCAAAAGGATTTGAGGGTTAAGGCAATAATTGCAGCCCCTAAGGTGATCGAGTCTGCCAAGGAACATAAGCCCCTCGTCTTCAGCTTCGAAGAAGTAGAAGGTGGAGAGTGGATAAAAGACTGGAAGGAGATCAGAGAAAAGCTCAAATAGGCTGCTTTCAGGGCAGGGGGACCAAAAGCGTCCGCCCAAATTCAAGCGGTGGATTTGGGCCACACGATGCCTGTTGATTTCAGGGGCATTAGCTACTATATATGGACCAAAATGACGATGGGTCAGATAGGAAGTGGGCTGGGTTTTTCAAAAGACATGTTGGTAAAGATCCTTGCCGCCGTGTTCCTCAATCCGGCTGACACGGATAGAAATGGCAAGAAGATTTTTATCCAGAATTTCCTGGGGTGCGGTTGTCCGGATGAGGTCGTGGAAGAGGCAAGGATCAGATTTTTTGCCAGACCCCTTGGTGCGCTTTTCGAACAGAGGACCGCGCAATCAGGTCTATCCCCATCCCTCACTACATTAGAGCAAGATGTGAACCGGCTTGTCGGACTGCCCAAAACCTTGAAATGGCCAAGAAGGCCTTCAGATGAACTTATTCCTCCTGTCTCCTGGCGCCGGCCCATGATAGAAGCTGTTGCAAGGACCCCCAAACACTTAAAGAAGCTGTCTGCCTTGCGCAGTATGTCCAAAGCGACGATGGATGCCGTGATCGAAGTGCCGGGCCGCGCCTTTTTCTTCTTAGTCGCCTTTGAGACAAAAAGACCAAAAAAGACTGACCTGCTTGCTCAATACGAGAGTGGCCAGTTATTGTACAAACTCATGGGTTACAACCGCTGCCGCCTCTTTACTATTACCCAAAAGGATGAACCAAAGATCATTGCCGAAATAGACACAGCGCTCACGTGGCAAGGACTCCACAACGCCTTTTTCGAGGCACGACATCGATACCCTATCGCCGACTCGGTATTGGACCTATTTGACCGTGAGGCTTGAGAAGGCTTGACCCATGGAAAAGCATCACAAATTTTCGATCTGGTATGTATTGATTGCCATCTGGGTCGTGCTCATCCTACATAACATTATCGTGCAGATGTTTGCAGTACAACGTCTGCCGTATAGTGAATTTGTCAGGGCCCTCCACGAAGGAAGGGTGGTGGAAGTAGCCATAACCAGGGATCGGATACAGGGCAAAGTAAGGGAAATTAAAAACGGGCAGGAGGTGGAACGAGTCTTTACCACGGTGCGCGTTGATCCGGATGTCTCTGCGCTTCTGGAGAAGTATAACGTGACATTTAAGGGAGTAATCGAGAGCAACTTTTTGAAAAATCTTGCCTCCTGGGTCTTTCCGGTCCTTCTTTTTGTCGGCATCTGGTATCTCATGATGCGCCGCCTTTCTGCTCAACAAGGCAGCTTCCTGACGCTGGGCAAGAAGAAAGCCAAGGTGTACATGGAGGACGAGGTCGGGGTTACCTTCGATGACGCAGCCGGAGTGGATGAGGCCAAGGAAGAGCTGGTTGAGGTTATTGAATTTCTCAAGTCACCTGATAAGTTTACAAGACTGGGCGGAAAGCTCCCAAAAGGGGTCTTGCTGGTGGGTCCTCCGGGTACTGGGAAGACGCTACTGGCCAGAGCCGTTGCCGGAGAAAGCCATGTCCCGTTTTTCAGTATGAGCGGATCAGAATTCGTTGAGCTCTTTGTGGGCATGGGCGCAGCCCGTGTCCGTGATCTCTTTGCCCAGGCCAAAGAGAAGGCCCCGTGTATTATATTCATTGACGAATTAGATGCCCTGGGCAAGGCAAGGGGCGTGGGTATGATAGGGGGCCACGACGAAAGAGAACAAACCCTGAACCAGCTTTTGGTCGAAATGGATGGCTTTGACCCCACCATAGGCGTGATCCTCATGGCAGCCACCAACAGGCCGGAGATACTCGACCCGGCCCTCTTGAGAGCGGGTCGGTTTGACCGCCACATTTTGGTCGACCGACCTGACAAGAAAGGACGAACAGAGATTCTCAGGGTTCACTTGAAAGGGATCACCATTGACAAAGATGTTGACGTTGACTCCGTTGCCGGCATGACCCCGGGGTTTGTGGGGGCCGATTTGGCCAACCTGGCTAATGAGGCAGCCCTTTTGGCCGTGCGCCACGATAGGGATAGGGTGCGAATGTCCGAGTTTCAAGAGGCTGTTGAGCGCATTATCGCCGGCCTTGAGAAGAAAAACCGCCTCATAAACGAGAAAGAAAGAAAAATTGTGGCCTATCACGAGGTGGGCCATGCGCTGGTAGCCCTTTCTCTGCCGAGTACAGACCCGGTTCGAAAGGTTTCAATCATACCTCGAGGAGTCGCTGCCCTGGGCTATACCCTCCAGGTGCCTACGGAAGACCGTTTTCTGATGAGCAAAAGCGAACTCTTGGATAAAATCGCTGTGGCGCTCGGAGGGCGCGCAGCCGAGGAGATCCAGTTTGAAGATGTATCAACGGGCGCGCACAATGACCTTGCCAGGGCCACGGATATTGCAAGAAGCATGGTCAAGGAATACGGCATGAGCGCCAATCTAGGCCACGTCTATTTTGAGAAGGAACGTCAAAGACAATTCGCTGATATGGGCATGCCTTCGGCAAAGGAATACAGCGAGCAAACAGCAGAGGTTATTGATCGTGAAATCAAGGGCATCCTGGATTCCCAATATGAGGTTGCCAAGGATATACTCAACAAACGCAAAAAGGTCCTGGACGCAGGCGCGGCCCTTGTCCTGAAAGAAGAGAGTATAGAAGGGGATCGGCTGAAAAAGCTCCTCGAATCGGATGAGACAGCCTAGCTATGCCGGTGGCGCCCACCTTCTGCTCGAGGCATCATAGCACCAGCTGTTGGGAAGGGCTTTCTTGGAACAAAACCTGGGGTTCTGGGTCCAGTTTAGAAGTTCTGCATGGGCCTCATTGATCTGAATGAACTTATTGCTCTTATCCCCCTTGTCAGGATGATAGAGTTTTGCCTTTTTTCTGTAAGCGGATTTAATGCATTTCATGCCGTCTTCGGACAGGATCTGATCCTTCGTAAGCTTGAGTAGTCTTAGCGCATTTCTCTCCTTATGGTTAAGCTGAGGCATTTTTCTTAAAACAGGTACGATTGTAGTCAGAGGAATGTCCATTCGTGAGGCCTTGTCCAGCAGATGCTGAGACGCCCACCAACTCGATCGGGTTTCTTTTTCCCTCTCGTACCACTCACGGCCTGCCCGCTCAATCATCTCTAATAGGTCATCGGCAACTTTCTTGTGTCCGTTCCTCTTCCACGCGAACCTGGATATGACATCTGAGCCTGTGGGGAGTATGTCCAGAATAAGGGTCTCTTCAGTGTACGAAAATGCCGCATAACGTGCCCGCAAGGCTTGTACTAACCCTGTGGTGATATAGAGTGCAAAATCAAGTCTTTTTTTACATTTGTCGCTGCAATACCTGCGCTTCCCTTTTGGAATTGGAGTCTGCCCGCAGGCAAGACAGAGATCCCGCTTCTTGTTTGCACGCTCAATTGACCCGGTCTCCTGAGTTGTCATATGTGCGCTTACCACGCTCATAGAGATTCCCTATTGCTGATCAGCCAACCCTTTTTTCATGGATGCGTAATGTCTTCGCTCGTAATGTTCATTGGTTTTACTATCAAAGACCGCCTCATTTTCATGGATGTACTTGAAACCTTGCCACTTCCCCCGAGCCAAGACCACCTCGTCCCCGAGGCAAAATTTTCGACCGCATGCCAGGCACCCTTCAGCGTTAAGCCTGTTGAGCATCTCCAAGTCTACAAAAATCCTGTGTTTTCTTCTACTGTCCATGGAAACGCTGCCCCTTCACGAATGGTGAGCTATCGGTTTTTGCCGTGGGACACGGCCATGAGGTCTTCAATCGTGACGATAGATTCCACAGAGGCCACATGGGCCTTCACCGCTTCAACGCCCCCCTCCTGGCGATCCACCAGTATTACGACCTTAACAACGTCAAGACCCTCTGCACGAGCCCTTTCCACGGCCTTGATGGTCGAGCCTCCGGTAGTAACAACGTCCTCCACAATAACCACCTTTTCACCCGGCCCCATGTCCCCCTCTATCCACTTGACGATACCGTGGTCCTTTTGAGTCTTTCTTATGGAAAAAGCCTTCAGCGGTTTTCCCTTAAGGTAAGAGGCAAAGGCCGTAGCCATGGCCACAGGATCTGCCCCAAAGGTAAGCCCACCAACCCCTTGGACATCCAGCTCCTTAAAGGAATCAAAGACCAGGTGGCCGACGAGGAACATTCCTTTCGGATCCAGCGTCGTGGGCTTGCAGTTCACATAAAAATGGCTCTGGCGACCGGAGACCAGCTTGTATATGGGCTCCTTGCTGTACATGAAAGACTTTCGGCAAAGCATCTCTACGAGCTCTTCCTTCATAGCTCCCTTCGTGCCCCCAGCGGAGCAGCAGCGTAGACCTGAAGTCGCCTTGGGGATATCGTATGAAATTTTTTTTATACTAACACGGCAGAAGGACCCTGGCAAGAGCTTGAATGGGATATATACCGTACCACATGTTTGTGTTATGATATGTCCGTGCCGGACATTACACGCACTTGTTGCAAGTTTTAGGGTTAATGTGTGATCTATGAGAATCGTGCTTTTTGCTGGAAAAGGGGGAGTTGGTAAAACGAGCATTGCGGCTGCAACCGGAGTGGCCTGTGCCAAGAAAGGCCTCAAAACCCTCATCATGTCCCTTGATACGGCCCATAGCCTGGTCGATTCCTTTGACCTTGACAGAACCCTTATGGACAAGAACAAGGGAAGGCCCATCCGTGTGGCCAAGCATCTTTCCGTTCAGGAGGTGGATGTCCAGGAAGAGATTGCCAAGAACTGGGGGGAAGTCCACAAGTACATCAGCAGCCTTTTGAACCTCTCTGGCATTGATGAGGTTTTGGCAGAAGAGCTTGCAATCCTGCCTGGCATGGAGGAGGTGAGCTCCCTTTTGCATATCAACCGGTACGTGGCCCAGAAGCGCTACGACGTGATCTTGCTCGACTGTGCCCCCACAGGTGAGTCCATACGATTTATCAGCATCCCCACAAGCCTGGAATGGTACATGAAGAAAATCTTTGATGTTGAGCGCAAGATCGTCAAGGTAGCCCGGCCCCTTACAAAGAGACTATATTCAGTCCC
This genomic stretch from Deltaproteobacteria bacterium harbors:
- the ftsH gene encoding ATP-dependent zinc metalloprotease FtsH; this translates as MEKHHKFSIWYVLIAIWVVLILHNIIVQMFAVQRLPYSEFVRALHEGRVVEVAITRDRIQGKVREIKNGQEVERVFTTVRVDPDVSALLEKYNVTFKGVIESNFLKNLASWVFPVLLFVGIWYLMMRRLSAQQGSFLTLGKKKAKVYMEDEVGVTFDDAAGVDEAKEELVEVIEFLKSPDKFTRLGGKLPKGVLLVGPPGTGKTLLARAVAGESHVPFFSMSGSEFVELFVGMGAARVRDLFAQAKEKAPCIIFIDELDALGKARGVGMIGGHDEREQTLNQLLVEMDGFDPTIGVILMAATNRPEILDPALLRAGRFDRHILVDRPDKKGRTEILRVHLKGITIDKDVDVDSVAGMTPGFVGADLANLANEAALLAVRHDRDRVRMSEFQEAVERIIAGLEKKNRLINEKERKIVAYHEVGHALVALSLPSTDPVRKVSIIPRGVAALGYTLQVPTEDRFLMSKSELLDKIAVALGGRAAEEIQFEDVSTGAHNDLARATDIARSMVKEYGMSANLGHVYFEKERQRQFADMGMPSAKEYSEQTAEVIDREIKGILDSQYEVAKDILNKRKKVLDAGAALVLKEESIEGDRLKKLLESDETA
- a CDS encoding DnaJ domain-containing protein → MPQLNHKERNALRLLKLTKDQILSEDGMKCIKSAYRKKAKLYHPDKGDKSNKFIQINEAHAELLNWTQNPRFCSKKALPNSWCYDASSRRWAPPA
- the pyrE gene encoding orotate phosphoribosyltransferase; translated protein: MKEELVEMLCRKSFMYSKEPIYKLVSGRQSHFYVNCKPTTLDPKGMFLVGHLVFDSFKELDVQGVGGLTFGADPVAMATAFASYLKGKPLKAFSIRKTQKDHGIVKWIEGDMGPGEKVVIVEDVVTTGGSTIKAVERARAEGLDVVKVVILVDRQEGGVEAVKAHVASVESIVTIEDLMAVSHGKNR